Proteins found in one Amycolatopsis umgeniensis genomic segment:
- a CDS encoding MFS transporter, whose translation MTSTTERPAPVRAERRTMAVACLVVFTAQMATTIYLPSLPAIERDFAVSRSFAALSVSLFVIGAAAPVVLWGWVAGRLGRRTAMLAALGLFVVSSAVLIGNTSPTWLLILRSLQGIGAGGAAIVARIAVRDLGDGDALAKRLSVLSIAFVTALGGGQFVGGLIGGWQGGFAVLTAAGVICVAGTLTIPLARGRVEKTGVLRILTVPAFLRPTIAAGLGFATIVLLQEVAPFVFQQHFGLSVDQYGSLGLLFGLAYFGGALLVNRLASSKGSPWLTRAGALVMTGAGALTVALWLLPGIPLTAALVTFIALYCGTTFGQAALFPSSMAVAVSTVPGHGAQAVALCGFLAQSIAGVAATLAVLLHENLVWASVATGLSLAAFLLVRVRTRE comes from the coding sequence GTGACGTCCACAACCGAGCGCCCGGCCCCCGTCCGTGCCGAGCGCAGGACCATGGCTGTCGCCTGCTTGGTCGTCTTCACGGCCCAGATGGCGACGACGATCTACCTGCCCTCCCTCCCCGCGATCGAGCGCGACTTCGCCGTGTCACGCAGCTTCGCGGCACTGTCGGTTTCGCTGTTCGTCATCGGCGCGGCGGCACCGGTGGTGCTGTGGGGCTGGGTGGCCGGCCGCCTCGGGCGGCGGACCGCGATGCTGGCGGCGCTCGGCCTCTTCGTCGTTTCCAGTGCGGTGCTGATCGGCAACACCTCGCCGACCTGGCTGCTGATTCTTCGTTCCCTGCAAGGGATCGGTGCCGGTGGTGCGGCCATCGTCGCCCGTATCGCCGTCCGGGACCTCGGTGACGGCGACGCGCTCGCCAAACGGCTTTCGGTGCTGTCCATCGCGTTCGTCACGGCGCTCGGCGGCGGGCAGTTCGTCGGTGGGTTGATCGGCGGCTGGCAGGGCGGGTTCGCGGTTTTGACGGCGGCGGGGGTGATCTGCGTCGCGGGCACGCTGACGATCCCGCTCGCCCGCGGCCGCGTCGAGAAGACCGGCGTGCTCCGGATCCTCACCGTCCCGGCGTTCCTGCGGCCGACGATCGCGGCCGGACTCGGCTTCGCGACGATCGTGCTCCTCCAGGAGGTCGCCCCGTTCGTCTTCCAGCAGCATTTCGGCCTGAGCGTGGACCAGTACGGCAGCCTCGGCCTCCTGTTCGGGCTGGCCTACTTCGGCGGCGCGTTGCTGGTGAACCGGCTGGCGAGCAGCAAGGGCTCGCCCTGGCTGACGCGGGCGGGCGCGCTGGTCATGACGGGTGCCGGAGCGCTGACGGTCGCCTTGTGGCTGCTGCCCGGCATCCCGCTCACGGCCGCGCTCGTGACGTTCATCGCGCTGTACTGCGGGACCACCTTCGGCCAGGCCGCGCTCTTCCCGAGCAGCATGGCCGTCGCGGTGAGCACGGTTCCCGGACACGGCGCCCAGGCCGTCGCGCTGTGCGGTTTCCTCGCGCAGTCCATCGCGGGTGTCGCGGCCACGCTCGCCGTCCTGCTGCACGAGAACCTCGTTTGGGCGAGTGTCGCGACCGGCCTTTCGCTGGCGGCCTTCCTCCTGGTCCGGGTGCGCACGCGGGAATGA
- a CDS encoding cold-shock protein, whose product MGTSDGRVHRGRVRSWLVDDGWGVVESADFADPIWVHYSMVTGARPGGFRQLQVDDEVELTVEHAEQDEFHLRAIWVRSVG is encoded by the coding sequence ATGGGGACCTCGGACGGGCGGGTCCACCGCGGCCGGGTCCGTTCCTGGCTCGTCGACGACGGCTGGGGTGTCGTGGAGTCGGCTGACTTCGCCGATCCCATCTGGGTTCACTATTCGATGGTGACCGGTGCCCGTCCCGGTGGGTTCCGGCAGCTCCAGGTCGATGACGAGGTGGAACTCACCGTCGAGCACGCCGAGCAGGACGAATTCCACCTGCGGGCGATCTGGGTGCGGTCTGTCGGCTGA
- a CDS encoding FKBP-type peptidyl-prolyl cis-trans isomerase codes for MRTFGKIVVIGAGVLALAACGEKQNTAGSASTPAPAPSSSSAAGAASKGKECTAEDVKTTGKFGEAPTITIPDDCDPPKKLIVKDLEPGTGEGAKAGQQLKMNYSLVTWSNKQKLDSSFDRGEPFDLSLGAGDVIKGWDQGLEGIKQGARRLLIIPPDLGYGQGGRGIAPNETLVFVTDAVSVPTDKG; via the coding sequence ATGCGCACATTCGGCAAGATCGTGGTCATCGGCGCGGGCGTCCTCGCCCTGGCCGCCTGTGGCGAGAAGCAGAACACCGCAGGCTCGGCCTCCACCCCGGCCCCCGCCCCGTCGTCCTCCAGCGCGGCAGGCGCCGCTTCGAAGGGCAAGGAATGCACGGCGGAGGACGTCAAGACCACCGGGAAGTTCGGGGAGGCGCCGACCATCACCATCCCGGACGACTGCGACCCGCCGAAGAAGCTCATCGTCAAGGACCTCGAGCCCGGCACCGGTGAGGGTGCCAAGGCCGGTCAGCAGCTGAAGATGAACTATTCGCTGGTCACCTGGTCCAACAAGCAGAAGCTGGACAGCTCGTTCGACCGCGGCGAGCCGTTCGACCTGAGTCTCGGCGCGGGTGACGTCATCAAGGGCTGGGACCAGGGGCTCGAAGGGATCAAGCAGGGCGCGCGGCGGCTGCTGATCATCCCGCCGGACCTCGGTTACGGCCAGGGCGGCCGCGGCATCGCGCCGAACGAGACCCTGGTGTTCGTCACCGACGCCGTGAGCGTCCCGACCGACAAGGGCTGA
- a CDS encoding heme o synthase, which translates to MSLVNAAHGRSDSTSAVHPTGERPHGGRRTIRQVVGAYAALAKPRVIELLLVTTIPAMFLAGREIPSPWLVLATLVGGTMAAGSANALNCVIDADIDKVMNRTKRRPLVKESVPRRGALIFGLVLGVLSAVVLYFTVNLLSAILAIATILFYIFVYTLVLKRRTSQNVVWGGAAGCMPVVIGWAAVTGTVEWPAFVMFGVIFFWTPPHTWALGMKYRDDYERAGVPMLPVVATPQHVARQIVIYSWVMVAWTLLLVPVTSWIYTTFAILAGGWFLFYAHSLNAAVRRGEETKPMSLFHRSNTYLMIVFVALAVDSAIGLPAIGLPF; encoded by the coding sequence ATGTCGTTGGTGAACGCTGCGCACGGACGCAGTGACAGCACCAGCGCCGTACATCCGACCGGTGAACGACCGCACGGTGGCCGGCGAACAATCCGCCAGGTCGTCGGCGCGTACGCCGCCCTCGCGAAGCCCAGGGTGATCGAGCTCCTTCTCGTCACCACGATTCCCGCGATGTTCCTGGCAGGCAGGGAAATCCCGTCGCCGTGGCTGGTGCTCGCGACGCTCGTGGGCGGCACCATGGCGGCCGGCAGCGCCAACGCCTTGAACTGCGTCATCGACGCGGACATCGACAAGGTGATGAACCGCACGAAGCGCCGTCCGCTGGTGAAGGAATCGGTGCCCCGGCGCGGCGCGCTGATCTTCGGTCTCGTACTCGGCGTGCTGTCCGCCGTCGTGCTCTATTTCACGGTGAACCTGCTCTCGGCGATTCTCGCGATCGCGACGATCCTGTTCTACATCTTCGTCTACACGCTGGTGCTGAAGCGGCGTACGTCACAGAACGTGGTCTGGGGCGGCGCGGCGGGCTGCATGCCGGTCGTCATCGGCTGGGCCGCCGTCACCGGCACCGTCGAGTGGCCCGCGTTCGTGATGTTCGGCGTCATCTTCTTCTGGACCCCGCCGCACACCTGGGCGCTGGGCATGAAGTACCGCGACGACTACGAGCGCGCCGGCGTCCCGATGCTCCCGGTGGTCGCCACCCCGCAGCACGTGGCGCGGCAGATCGTCATCTACTCGTGGGTGATGGTCGCCTGGACGCTGCTGCTGGTCCCGGTGACGAGCTGGATCTACACGACCTTCGCGATCCTGGCGGGCGGCTGGTTCCTCTTCTACGCGCACAGCCTGAACGCGGCGGTGCGGCGCGGCGAGGAGACCAAGCCGATGTCGCTGTTCCACCGGTCGAACACGTACCTGATGATCGTGTTCGTCGCGCTGGCCGTGGACTCGGCCATCGGCCTGCCCGCCATCGGCCTGCCCTTCTGA
- a CDS encoding COX15/CtaA family protein, with protein sequence MPFQSLVARLPYPSFAVQRAVAIAAVIAQAGIGVTGSVVRVTGSGLGCPTWPQCVEGSIVPVAHPEFDALTQWIEFSNRMLTGVVIAVAALCVITAWRVQIEHPSRRRLVKLAWTMPAGVMLQAVVGGITVLAKLEWWTVALHFLASTPLVWLAVLLLRAFKEGDEPARWLIPDAGRKTLIALAASMWAVLVAGTVVTGAGPHGGDPGTHRLQAPIETLTQVHGGLLVVYLIVLAVFGLQLMRGQTPKQLWQRYTLAWVIALAQGVLGSVQYALGVPEALVSFHVLGSALVIISTATLWCGSRDRGPVTSATAPERELATSN encoded by the coding sequence GTGCCGTTCCAGAGCCTTGTAGCGCGTCTGCCGTATCCCTCGTTCGCGGTTCAGCGAGCGGTCGCGATCGCGGCGGTGATCGCCCAGGCCGGAATCGGCGTCACCGGCTCGGTCGTCCGCGTGACGGGTTCGGGCCTCGGCTGCCCGACCTGGCCGCAATGCGTCGAAGGCAGCATCGTGCCGGTGGCGCACCCCGAGTTCGACGCGCTCACCCAGTGGATCGAATTCAGCAACCGCATGCTGACCGGCGTCGTCATCGCCGTCGCCGCGCTGTGCGTGATCACCGCGTGGCGCGTGCAGATCGAGCACCCGAGCCGCCGCCGTCTGGTGAAGCTGGCCTGGACGATGCCCGCGGGTGTGATGCTGCAGGCCGTCGTCGGCGGGATCACCGTGCTCGCGAAACTCGAATGGTGGACCGTCGCGCTCCACTTCCTGGCTTCCACTCCCCTGGTCTGGCTCGCGGTCCTGCTGCTGCGCGCGTTCAAGGAGGGCGACGAGCCCGCCCGCTGGCTGATCCCGGACGCGGGCCGCAAGACGCTGATCGCGCTCGCCGCGTCGATGTGGGCCGTCCTCGTGGCGGGCACCGTCGTGACCGGCGCCGGCCCGCACGGTGGCGACCCCGGCACCCACCGGCTCCAGGCCCCGATCGAGACGCTCACCCAGGTCCACGGTGGACTGCTGGTGGTCTACCTGATCGTGCTGGCCGTCTTCGGACTCCAGCTGATGCGCGGCCAGACGCCGAAGCAGCTGTGGCAGCGGTACACCCTCGCGTGGGTCATCGCGCTCGCCCAGGGCGTCCTGGGCTCGGTGCAGTACGCCCTCGGCGTGCCGGAGGCGCTGGTCTCGTTCCACGTCCTCGGCTCCGCGCTGGTGATCATCTCGACGGCGACACTGTGGTGCGGATCACGCGATCGTGGTCCCGTCACCTCGGCGACGGCGCCGGAACGCGAACTCGCCACCTCGAACTGA
- a CDS encoding HelD family protein, protein MSPDRELDALEQDVALEQEYVTTLYRKLDAERVDAQRRLDQTLRQTGGTPQARTERDVATTLYTDRLSQLSSVEQGLCFGRLDFLPDHAEETTYIGRLGLFDEDDEYRPLLVDWRAPVARPFYLATAASPEGVRRRRHIRSLSRKVVGVDDEILDLSAADQGQDLGLAGEAALLAALERRRTGEMSDIVATIQAEQDRIIRASPNGVLVVQGGPGTGKTAVALHRAAYLLYTHRQQLTTRGVLVVGPNSTFLRYIGQVLPSLGETGVLLATIGQLYPGLDATGPVTREAAEIKGRPVMADVLAAAVRDRQRVPEPVLEIEFEREILMLDRKTCTEARTRARRSRRPHNLARRIFVSDLLDALTRQAARKLGEDLLDARDVQDIRAEVSADKNVAAAINGLWPKLTPEIVLDELFADRERLRSAAGKALSDTDREHLHSPTDAKWSPADVPLLDELAELLGEDDTDLRAERARREREDRAYAEGVLDILEQDEEIIDEELLRVGDVLDAELFAERQHRRSEMTAAQRAAQDRTWTFGHVIVDEAQELTAMDWRLLMRRSPNRSMTLVGDVAQTGAAGGARSWGEVLSPYVADRWRLEELTVNYRTPAEIMAVASRVLADVNPELEAPVSVRETGFEPWLRSVTPADLIAELPGVVEAELSAVDGGTVAVLCPASLIAPLSETLGEAGDRVSVMPVERAKGLEFDSVVLVAPDQVVAESPRGLNDLYVALTRATRRMGVVQTGDAVPALEGLG, encoded by the coding sequence GTGTCCCCGGACCGGGAACTCGACGCGCTCGAGCAGGATGTCGCGCTCGAGCAGGAGTACGTCACCACCCTTTACCGCAAGCTCGACGCCGAACGCGTCGACGCGCAGCGCAGGCTCGACCAGACGCTGCGCCAGACCGGCGGCACCCCGCAGGCTCGCACCGAACGCGACGTCGCCACGACGCTGTACACCGACAGGCTGTCCCAGCTGAGTTCCGTCGAGCAGGGGCTGTGCTTCGGCCGCCTCGACTTCCTGCCCGATCACGCGGAGGAGACCACCTACATCGGGCGGCTCGGGCTGTTCGACGAGGACGACGAGTACCGTCCGCTGCTCGTCGACTGGCGCGCGCCGGTCGCGCGGCCCTTCTACCTCGCGACGGCCGCCTCACCCGAAGGTGTCCGACGGCGTCGCCACATCCGGTCGCTGAGCCGGAAGGTCGTCGGAGTCGACGACGAGATCCTCGACCTCTCCGCCGCCGACCAGGGCCAAGACCTCGGACTCGCGGGGGAGGCCGCGCTGCTGGCCGCGCTCGAACGCCGCCGCACCGGCGAGATGAGCGACATCGTCGCCACCATCCAGGCCGAGCAGGACCGCATCATCCGCGCGTCGCCGAACGGCGTCCTGGTGGTCCAGGGCGGCCCGGGCACCGGCAAGACCGCGGTCGCGCTGCACCGCGCGGCGTACCTGCTCTACACGCACCGGCAGCAGCTCACCACGCGCGGCGTGCTGGTGGTCGGGCCGAACAGCACGTTCCTGCGCTACATCGGGCAGGTCCTGCCGTCGCTGGGTGAGACCGGGGTGCTGCTGGCCACGATCGGGCAGCTGTACCCGGGTCTGGACGCCACCGGGCCGGTCACCCGCGAGGCCGCCGAGATCAAGGGCCGCCCGGTGATGGCCGACGTGCTCGCCGCCGCGGTCCGTGATCGCCAGCGGGTCCCGGAGCCGGTGCTGGAGATCGAATTCGAGCGCGAGATCCTCATGCTCGACCGCAAGACCTGCACCGAGGCGCGGACGCGGGCCCGCCGCTCGCGCCGTCCGCACAACCTCGCCCGGCGGATCTTCGTCTCGGACCTCCTCGACGCGCTGACCCGCCAGGCCGCCCGCAAACTGGGGGAGGACCTGCTCGACGCGCGGGACGTCCAGGACATCCGCGCCGAGGTCTCCGCCGACAAGAACGTGGCCGCCGCGATCAACGGGCTGTGGCCCAAGCTCACCCCCGAGATCGTGCTCGACGAGCTGTTCGCCGACCGCGAACGGTTGCGGAGCGCGGCCGGGAAAGCCTTGTCGGACACCGATCGTGAGCATCTCCACAGCCCGACGGACGCGAAGTGGAGCCCGGCCGACGTCCCGTTGCTCGACGAGCTCGCCGAGTTGCTCGGCGAGGACGACACCGACCTCCGGGCCGAGCGGGCTCGCCGTGAGCGGGAAGACCGCGCCTACGCGGAAGGCGTGCTCGATATCCTCGAGCAGGACGAGGAGATCATCGACGAGGAACTGCTGCGGGTCGGTGACGTCCTCGACGCCGAATTGTTCGCCGAACGCCAGCATCGCCGCAGCGAGATGACCGCGGCGCAGCGGGCCGCCCAGGACCGGACCTGGACCTTCGGGCACGTGATCGTCGACGAGGCGCAGGAACTGACCGCGATGGATTGGCGGCTGCTGATGCGCCGGTCGCCGAACCGGTCGATGACGCTCGTCGGTGACGTCGCCCAGACCGGGGCGGCCGGGGGAGCGCGGTCGTGGGGCGAGGTGCTGTCGCCGTACGTCGCCGATCGCTGGCGGCTCGAAGAGCTGACCGTGAACTACCGGACCCCGGCGGAGATCATGGCCGTCGCTTCCCGGGTGCTCGCCGACGTGAACCCGGAGCTGGAAGCGCCGGTTTCGGTGCGAGAGACGGGTTTCGAGCCTTGGCTGCGCTCGGTGACACCGGCGGATCTCATCGCGGAACTGCCCGGCGTCGTCGAGGCCGAACTGTCCGCTGTGGACGGTGGGACCGTCGCCGTGCTGTGCCCGGCGTCCCTGATCGCTCCTCTTTCGGAGACGCTCGGCGAGGCGGGTGACAGGGTTTCGGTGATGCCCGTCGAGCGGGCCAAGGGGCTCGAGTTCGATTCGGTGGTGCTGGTCGCCCCCGATCAGGTCGTCGCGGAGTCCCCGCGCGGGCTCAACGATCTTTATGTGGCCCTGACCAGGGCGACCCGTCGGATGGGTGTGGTGCAGACCGGTGACGCTGTTCCGGCGCTGGAGGGTCTTGGCTAA
- a CDS encoding GNAT family N-acetyltransferase, producing MTALWSGEVRLTGEDLVLRDWIEDDIAFMPGLFDNPAVARFTPLPSPFDEVAAKAHYEKYLVRRAEGTGLRLAITADGGEPLGEVVLFLREEGHVELGYAVGPAHRGRDLAARSLRVLTAHALERGLSPLRLQIDSENAASEAVARRVGYALTDLPPETKVEKGLEITLLTWEYTGTR from the coding sequence GTGACGGCCCTCTGGTCCGGAGAAGTCCGGCTCACCGGCGAAGACCTCGTCTTGCGGGACTGGATCGAAGACGACATCGCGTTCATGCCGGGGCTGTTCGACAATCCCGCCGTCGCGCGGTTCACGCCGCTGCCGTCGCCGTTCGACGAGGTGGCGGCGAAGGCGCACTACGAGAAGTACCTCGTCCGCCGGGCGGAGGGCACGGGGCTGCGGCTGGCCATCACGGCCGACGGTGGCGAGCCGCTCGGCGAGGTCGTGCTGTTCCTGCGGGAAGAAGGCCACGTCGAGCTCGGCTACGCGGTCGGTCCGGCGCATCGCGGCCGGGATCTGGCGGCGCGGTCTCTCCGGGTCCTCACCGCGCACGCGCTGGAGCGCGGGCTCAGCCCGCTTCGGCTGCAGATCGACTCCGAGAACGCGGCGAGCGAGGCCGTCGCGCGCCGCGTCGGCTATGCCCTGACGGACTTGCCACCGGAGACGAAGGTCGAGAAGGGCCTGGAGATCACTCTGCTGACCTGGGAGTACACCGGGACCCGGTAG
- a CDS encoding quinone oxidoreductase family protein, producing MPTAVQIRRTGGPEVLELSEVEVGEPGAGELLVDIAAAGVNYIDTYHREGIYPVDKPFILGMEGAGTVAAVGADVSGFAVGDRVAWQGSLGSYAQRRLLSAAVAVKIPDGVTEETAAATMLQGVTAHALIASTYEVKAGDDVLIHAAAGGMGLLLVQLAKARGARVIGTVSTDEKAELAKQAGADDVIRYDQVDFAKAARELTGGKGVAVVYDGVGKSTVDGSLASLKIRGLLALYGAASGPVPPIDPQLLNRSGSVYLTRPTSAHYVLTREELEWRVNELFAAVQGGSLNIRIGGRYPLADARQAHEDLQGRRTTGKLLLIP from the coding sequence ATGCCCACGGCAGTGCAGATCCGGCGAACCGGCGGTCCCGAAGTCCTTGAGCTGTCCGAAGTCGAGGTCGGCGAGCCCGGTGCGGGGGAACTGCTCGTGGATATCGCCGCGGCGGGCGTCAACTACATCGACACCTATCACCGCGAGGGCATCTACCCGGTCGACAAGCCGTTCATCCTGGGCATGGAAGGCGCCGGGACGGTGGCCGCGGTCGGCGCGGACGTCTCCGGTTTCGCCGTCGGCGACCGGGTCGCCTGGCAGGGTTCGCTGGGCAGCTACGCCCAGCGCCGTCTGCTGTCCGCCGCGGTCGCGGTGAAGATCCCGGACGGCGTCACCGAGGAGACCGCCGCCGCGACGATGCTCCAAGGTGTCACCGCGCACGCGCTGATCGCCTCGACCTACGAGGTCAAGGCGGGCGACGACGTCCTGATCCACGCCGCCGCGGGCGGGATGGGCCTGCTGCTGGTCCAGCTGGCCAAGGCACGCGGCGCCCGGGTGATCGGCACCGTCTCCACCGACGAGAAGGCCGAGCTCGCCAAGCAGGCGGGCGCGGACGACGTCATCCGCTACGACCAGGTCGACTTCGCCAAGGCGGCCCGTGAACTCACCGGCGGCAAGGGTGTCGCGGTGGTCTACGACGGCGTCGGCAAGTCCACTGTGGACGGAAGCCTGGCGAGCCTGAAGATCCGCGGCCTGCTCGCCCTCTACGGCGCGGCCAGCGGTCCGGTGCCGCCGATCGACCCGCAACTGCTCAACCGCAGCGGCTCGGTGTACCTCACCCGCCCGACCTCCGCGCATTACGTGCTCACCCGCGAGGAGCTGGAGTGGCGGGTGAACGAACTGTTCGCCGCCGTTCAGGGCGGCTCGCTGAACATCCGCATCGGCGGCCGCTACCCCCTGGCCGACGCCCGTCAGGCGCACGAAGACCTCCAGGGGCGGCGCACCACCGGCAAGCTCCTGCTGATCCCGTGA
- a CDS encoding acyl-CoA desaturase has translation MTASTEPDAPASQSKPLISHRRGSGEMLILKTFLLVPFVALIAAVPIVWGWGMTWVDLVLAAVFYTVGTLGVTVGYHRYFTHGAFKAGRPLRVALAIAGSFAVQGSVIFWVASHRRHHAFADREGDPHSPWLFGTSPTALLRGFWHAHMGWMFSREVTNYERFAPDLVADKDLRVVNRYFWLWITLSLALPAVLGGLISWSWWGVVTGFFWAGLVRIAFLHHVTWSVNSICHMVGERPFASRDKAANFWPLAILSMGESWHNSHHADPTCARHGVLRGQVDVSARVIWLFEKFGWARDVRWPKPERLAAKLVKPA, from the coding sequence ATGACCGCCAGCACCGAGCCGGACGCACCGGCCAGTCAGTCCAAGCCCCTGATCTCCCATCGCCGAGGTTCCGGGGAGATGCTGATACTCAAGACCTTCCTGCTGGTCCCGTTCGTCGCGCTGATCGCCGCCGTGCCGATCGTGTGGGGCTGGGGCATGACCTGGGTCGATCTCGTGCTGGCGGCCGTGTTCTACACCGTCGGGACGCTCGGGGTGACCGTCGGCTATCACCGCTACTTCACCCACGGCGCCTTCAAGGCCGGACGGCCGCTGCGCGTCGCGCTCGCCATCGCCGGGAGTTTCGCGGTGCAGGGGTCGGTCATCTTCTGGGTGGCCAGCCACCGTCGCCACCACGCCTTCGCCGACCGCGAAGGCGACCCGCACTCCCCCTGGCTGTTCGGGACGTCGCCCACGGCGCTGCTGCGCGGGTTCTGGCACGCGCACATGGGCTGGATGTTCAGCCGCGAGGTGACCAACTACGAGCGTTTCGCGCCGGATCTGGTGGCCGACAAGGATCTTCGCGTGGTGAACCGCTACTTCTGGCTGTGGATCACGCTCAGCCTCGCGCTGCCCGCCGTCCTCGGCGGACTCATCAGCTGGTCATGGTGGGGCGTGGTGACCGGGTTCTTCTGGGCCGGGCTGGTCCGGATCGCGTTCCTGCACCACGTCACCTGGTCGGTGAACTCGATCTGCCACATGGTCGGCGAGCGCCCGTTCGCGAGCCGTGACAAGGCGGCGAACTTCTGGCCGCTGGCGATCCTGTCCATGGGCGAGTCGTGGCACAACTCCCACCACGCCGACCCGACCTGCGCGCGGCACGGTGTCCTGCGCGGACAGGTCGACGTCTCCGCGCGGGTGATCTGGCTGTTCGAGAAGTTCGGCTGGGCGCGGGACGTGCGATGGCCGAAGCCCGAGCGGCTGGCCGCGAAGCTCGTGAAGCCCGCCTGA